DNA from Deltaproteobacteria bacterium:
GGCGCCAGGTCGGCCCGGAGGGCGGCGGCCAGGGCGCTCGCCCGGGGGTGGTCGAGGTCCCAGGCCAGGGCGCGCTCGTAGTGGGAGAGGGCGAGGGCCAGCTCACCCCGGGCCCGGGCCTCGTCCGCCAGCTCGAGGTGCGCGGCGACCTTCCCGTCGCGATCTGCGGCGCTCACGTCCGGCTCACCTTCACCCGCAGGCCGGGCCACTCCAGCTCGTCGCCGTCCGCCAGCTCCACCGCCCCGGGCCCCTCCACGGGCTCGTGGTCGAGCCGCAGGGCGGGGCCGCCCTCCAGGAGGAAGCGCCCCCGCTCCAGGCGCAGGCGGACGGCCGGATCCTCGACCGCCTCGCCGCCCGTGCCGGGGAAGAGGCGGGTGAGGGACACGGCCTCGCCCTCGCGCAGGAAGAGGCAGCGGCTGCCGGCGGCGAGGCCGCGCTCGAGCTCGAGCGTGGCGGGCGGCCCCACCTCCCAGCGGATCCGGACGGCGTCACCCAGCTCGAAGCGTCCCTCGGGACCCAGCTCGAGCCGGCCGGCCAGGGGCACGCCGTCGATCAGGGTGCCGTTGCGGCTGCCCAGGTCCTCCAGCCAGAGGGCCTCTCCCTCCCGCAGCAGGCGGGCGTGGCGCCGCGAGACGCCGGGGTCCGCCAGGGGCAGGGGGCTCTCCTCCCCCCGTCCGAGCACCGCGGGCAGCCCCGCCACCAGGATCACCACCCGCCCGTCCTCCGCGCGCAGGCGGGCCCGGCCGGTGAGGCGCTCCGCCTGCAGGGCCTCCCGGGCCTTCCGGGCCCGGGCGCGGCCCTCGGGATCGAGGGCCTCGTCCCGCTCGAGGGCCAGCCAGCGCTCCTCGGCCTCCCGGCGGCGGCCCTGGCGCGCGCAGGCCCGCGCCTCGGCCTCGGCCTCGCTCTGGCGGCTCTCCCGCGAGCGGCGCTCGGCCTCGGCGCGGTCGATCGCCTCGAGCCGCTCGAAGTGCCGGCCGCGCTCCAGCAGCCTCCGGGCCTGCTCGAAGTCTCCGTCCTCGAGGTGGAGCTCGGCCGCCTCCTCCAACGCCTCCGCCGCGGTCAGCAGGGCGAGGGCCTGCCGGCGATCCTCGGCCTCGCCCTTCTCGAGGAGCTCCCGCGCCAGGCGCAGGCGGGGCTCCCGGAGCTCGGCCGGGTCCAGGCCCGAGCCCGCCGCCGTCTCGAGGGCCTGGGCCTTGAGGAGCAGGCGCCGCCCCGGCTCCTCCTGCCGGGCCGCGTGGGCCAGGCGGACCCGGAGCACCAGGGCGGGCATCCCCGCGCGGGCGAAGTGCTCGGCGGCGCTCTCCAGCTCGCCGGCCGCCTCGGCGGCTAGGCCTCGGCGGTAGGAGGGGGAGAAGAGGCGTTTGAGGGATTCGAGCATCGGGAGGTCTTCAGGTCCCCAAGGTAGCCCAGTTTCGACCGATCTCGAACGGCGTCGTGGACGTGTACGTGGACGTGCACGTGAACGTCCACGGCTTCTCCCGGGTGTACCGATCGGCGAGGTCGTTTTCTGGCTAGACTGGGCGGGTGCTGGTCCCCGTCCACCAACAACAGACCCGCTTCACCATCCCCGGCCTGCGCACCGACGAGCGGGGGATCGTGGTGGGGCCGCGGGTGGCGGTCTACCTGCCCTCCCTCGATCGGGTGGTCGCGCTGCTGGGGGTCCTCTCCAACGAGCTGCGCAGCGAGGATCTCTTCGCCGGGCTCGCGATCCACCGGGTCCGCTCGGCCCTCGGCGGCCTCGACTTCCTGGTGATCACCGAGCTGAAGGATCCTCACCTCATCGATCGGGTCTCGGCGGTCGCGAGCCTCCACGGCGGCGAGGTGTTGGTGGGCGAGCAGCACCACTTCGTCCGCTACCGCGATCGCCGCTCGCCCCTGGGCTACGACGTCGACCGGCTGGCCCGCGCCCGGGAGGCCGGGGAGGGGGAGGACGAGGAGGAGGCGCCGGACGGTGACGGGAAGGGCTGGATGCTCTACGGCCGCATCACGGAGGGCCTCCACCGGCTGGAGGAGACGCTGACCCTGCGCTCCCTCCTGGTGCGGATCCCGCCGCGGCCCTCGAGGCGGCCGCCGCAGGACGCGGACGATCTGCTGGTCATGGTGCGGCGGGGGCTGCGGGGGCCGCTGGAGCGGACCCTCTGGCGCTCCCGGATCGAGGGCCGGGTCGCCCGGATGGAGCAGGAGGACGGCACCGAGGTCTTCCTCTACGCGCTGAAGGGGGTCTCCCTCCAGCTGGCCGGCCTGCTCCAGCGCACGCCGGGCTTCGAGGTCTTCGTCGCGGAGGGCGAGCTCGCCGCGGTGGAGCGCGGCCAGGTGCACCCCATCGATCTCGCCGCCTGCGGGCAGGCCTTCGAGGGGAGGGGGATGCACCTCTTCCGCGGCGGCAACCGGCCGGTGCTGGTCCTGCCCGAGTCCCCGGCCTGGACGCCCCTGGCCGATCAGGTCGATCCCACGGTGCTCGGGACCCCGCTACCCCTGGCGCCCGCTACCCCGGCGCCGGCCTCGGGGGTCGATCTGCGGCTGGTGCCGAAGGCCCGTCAGCGAGGCGAGATCGCGGCGATCTTCGTGCCCCGGGATCAGCTGCCCCTCCTGCGGCACCTCGTCTACCTCCTGCCCCCCTCGGCCCTGGTCCGCTACCGGGCGGTGGCGGTGGAGGAGGGGGTGCTGATCGTCTCGGATCAGGGGCCGGTCGAGGAGCTGCCGGTCGGCGTGCCGCTCCAGGAGGCGGCGCCCTCGGTCTACGTGCCGGTGGGCCACACCTTCCGGCCGCAGGTGCCCCCCGAGGTGATCACCGAGGCCCTGGAGGCCGAGCCCGGCCAGCGGGTCGTCTTCGTCACGCCCGAGGGGCCGCCCCTCTCGATCACCTCGGGCTTCCAGCTCCTGGGGCGGGGCTTCCTCGACGCGCCCGAGCCGCGGCCGACCCTGGTCCGTCCCGACACCGCGCCCAAGCGGCCGAGGCTGGTCTACCCCCGGGTCGGGCCCTTCCCCCTCTGGCAGCGCGCCTTCCCCGAGCCGGGCGAGGAGGCCTGAACCCGGCGATGAGTCCCCTCCTCGGCATGCGGGGTGCGCGGCAGTTCCTGGAGGGCTTCCTCCCGGAGTGGCTCGAGGGATCGCCCGCGCCGGTGCGGACGCCGCTGGGCGTCCACGAGGTGCGCACCGCGATCCACCTCCTCGAGGTCAGCGGCGTCTCGGATCGCACCGTGCGGGCGCGGGCGCGTCTGGCCCTGCGCCTGGTGCCCGAGGTGGGCTCCCTGGCCTTCACCCCGGACGACCTGCGCCTGGCGGTGGTGGTCTACAACCTCCTGGCCCTGGGGCACCCGGCCCTCGAGCGCATCGACGCGCGCCCCGGGGGCGAGGCCAGCGGCGCGATCTACACCGCCTCGCTCCTGGAGCAGCTGGAGCCCCCCCGGGACCTGGAGGGGGCCCTGCGCGCCCACACCCTGGTGGGCCGCCTCTTCGAGGCCGAGCGCCAGGACTCCGAGGTGAAGACCTGGCTCGCGACCCACCGCTTCCGGGGCCGCCCGGTCCCGAAGAACATCACCCGCTTCCGCCGCCTGCGCCGGGTGCGGGTGCACGGCCGCCGGGTCGAGGGCCTGGGGCTCCTCGACAGCGAGGATCAGTTCATCCTCCTGGACCGGCTCCTCCTGCGCTCCCCCCTGAGCGACCTGCTCCACCCCGAGCGAGGCCAGCCGGCCTTCCGCCTCGCCGGCCTCGCCCGCTGGCTGGGGCACCCGGACCTCTGCCGCTCCCTCCTCTACGCCTGGGTCGATCGGGACCGCCCCGCGGAGATCGCCGAGGCCCTGGCGCAGGCCCTCCACGTGCGGGTGCGGGGGATGGCGCCCCGGGAGGAGGTGCTGCTGGTCGCCCACGCCCTCTACCACCTGCACCTCCTCCTCCTCACGGAGGGGCTCCACCGCAAGGAGCCGCCGGTGAGCGTCGCCGATCTGGCGGGCCGCTGGCGGGCCCGGAGCGGCTCCCTCTTCGTCGCCCTGATCCTCGCCCTGCGCCAGGCCGCGGGCTCGGCCGGGCTGCCGCCCGACGAGGACCTGGGCGAGGGGTTGGCCGAGCGGCAGGCGGCCTTCGATCGCGTGGCCCGCAGCGCGGTGGACGAGGAGGCCCGGGAGCGGGCGGCGATCGTCCTCGCCGCGATCCTCGGGCAGCCCATCGCCCTGCCGGGCACCGAGGCCCCGGCGCTGCCTCCCCCATCGGGTGTAGAGTGAGCCCCATGGTCGAGCACCGCGCGAAAGTCGTCGGAGGGGCGGGGGAGGGCGCCCCCGGGATCGAGATCCACGCCCTCCAGGAGGCCATCCGCACCCTGAGCCGGCGCTTCCTGGCGAAGGAGGAGATCATCCGGCTGGTCGCCATCTCCGCCATCGCCGGCGAGCACCTCGTGGTCATCGGGCCCCCCGGGACCGCCAAGAGCGCCATCATCCGCTCCTTCGCCGAGCTCTGCGACGCGCACTACTTCGAGTACCTCCTCACCCGCTTCACCGAGCCCAACGAGCTCTTCGGCCCCATCGACATGGCGGCCTTCCGCGAGGGCCGCTACGAGCGGCGCACCGAGGGGATGCTGCCCGAGGCCGAAATCGTCTTCCTCGACGAGGTCTTCAAGGCTAACTCGGCGATCCTCAACACCCTGCTGACCGTGCTCAACGAGCGGGCCTACACCAGCGGCGGCAAGGTGATGGAGGTGCCCCTGATCTCGGTCTTCGGGGCCTCGAACGAGGTGCCCAACGACGAGGCCCTCGACGCGGTCTTCGACCGATTCCTCCTGCGGGTCCACGCCGACAACCTCGAGAGCTACCACTTCCACCGCCTCCTCGAGGCCGGCCTCGACCTGGAGGAGGAGCGGGTGACGGCCGTCGCCGGCCGGCCGCGCCTGCAGCCGGTCCTGAAGGCCGAGCACCTGCGTCGCCTGCGGGCCGAGCTGCCGCGGGTGATGCGGGCCGAGGCCTCGGTGAAGAGCACCTACAAGGGCCTCATCTTCCAGCTGCGCAGCGAGGGCGTGAGCCTCTCGGATCGTCGGGCGATCAAGCTCTTCAAGATCTGCGGCGCCAGCGCGCTGCTCGCCGGGCGCGAGCGGGTGACCGAGGCCGACTTCGCCATCCTCGAGCACGCCTGGAACAACCTCGACCAGCGCGAGATCGTCGCCGAGGCGATCCGCCCCGTGCTCGAGGCCTACTACGGTGAGAACCCCGCCGAGCGGCCCCTGCAGGGCGCGGCCTCCCTCGAGGATCTCGCCGGCGAGCTGACCACCCTGCGCGAGCGCCTCACCGGGGGCGAGCCCCTCCCGGACGTGCAGCTCTTCGCCCTGCTCGGCAACCTGCA
Protein-coding regions in this window:
- a CDS encoding FHA domain-containing protein; amino-acid sequence: MLESLKRLFSPSYRRGLAAEAAGELESAAEHFARAGMPALVLRVRLAHAARQEEPGRRLLLKAQALETAAGSGLDPAELREPRLRLARELLEKGEAEDRRQALALLTAAEALEEAAELHLEDGDFEQARRLLERGRHFERLEAIDRAEAERRSRESRQSEAEAEARACARQGRRREAEERWLALERDEALDPEGRARARKAREALQAERLTGRARLRAEDGRVVILVAGLPAVLGRGEESPLPLADPGVSRRHARLLREGEALWLEDLGSRNGTLIDGVPLAGRLELGPEGRFELGDAVRIRWEVGPPATLELERGLAAGSRCLFLREGEAVSLTRLFPGTGGEAVEDPAVRLRLERGRFLLEGGPALRLDHEPVEGPGAVELADGDELEWPGLRVKVSRT
- a CDS encoding AAA family ATPase, producing the protein MVEHRAKVVGGAGEGAPGIEIHALQEAIRTLSRRFLAKEEIIRLVAISAIAGEHLVVIGPPGTAKSAIIRSFAELCDAHYFEYLLTRFTEPNELFGPIDMAAFREGRYERRTEGMLPEAEIVFLDEVFKANSAILNTLLTVLNERAYTSGGKVMEVPLISVFGASNEVPNDEALDAVFDRFLLRVHADNLESYHFHRLLEAGLDLEEERVTAVAGRPRLQPVLKAEHLRRLRAELPRVMRAEASVKSTYKGLIFQLRSEGVSLSDRRAIKLFKICGASALLAGRERVTEADFAILEHAWNNLDQREIVAEAIRPVLEAYYGENPAERPLQGAASLEDLAGELTTLRERLTGGEPLPDVQLFALLGNLQDLRVALLSHGGETAESLVSEIDRMLEAVFQR